From Synoicihabitans lomoniglobus, the proteins below share one genomic window:
- the eno gene encoding phosphopyruvate hydratase, which translates to MNTTITAINAREIIDSRGNPTVEVDVKLADGTLGRAAVPSGASTGEHEAHELRDGDVKGLKGAKAKAAKSRFLGKGVLGAVGNVKGVIAPALVGFDACDQVGIDTTMFKLDGTKNKAKLGANAILGVSLAAAHAAANSLGQPLYKYIGGPNAKVLPVPMMNIMNGGAHSDAPIDFQEFMIRPVKFNSFSDALRAGCEVFHALKKVLKAKGLSTAVGDEGGFAPNLASTTDALDAIAEAVKAAGYTLGKDIMLALDVASSEFYDKKKKKYVFKKSSGQEFSGDEFVAYYKDLVAKYPIDSIEDGCDENDWATWKKLTDAIGDTTQLVGDDLFVTNVDFLKKGISTGTANSILVKVNQIGSLTETLDAVELAHKNNYTAVISHRSGETEDTTIADIAVATNAGQIKTGSASRTDRVAKYNQLLRIEEELGSTAIYAGNL; encoded by the coding sequence ATGAATACCACGATCACTGCCATCAACGCCCGCGAAATCATTGACTCCCGCGGCAACCCGACCGTTGAGGTCGACGTCAAACTCGCCGACGGCACGCTCGGCCGCGCCGCCGTTCCCTCCGGTGCCTCCACCGGCGAACACGAAGCGCACGAGCTGCGTGACGGCGACGTCAAGGGCCTCAAAGGCGCCAAAGCCAAAGCCGCCAAGAGCCGCTTCCTCGGCAAAGGCGTGCTCGGCGCCGTCGGCAACGTCAAAGGCGTGATCGCCCCGGCTCTGGTCGGTTTCGACGCCTGCGATCAAGTCGGTATCGACACGACCATGTTCAAACTCGATGGCACCAAGAACAAAGCCAAGCTCGGCGCCAACGCCATCCTCGGCGTTTCCCTCGCCGCCGCTCACGCCGCCGCCAACAGCCTCGGGCAACCGCTCTACAAATACATCGGCGGCCCCAATGCCAAGGTTCTGCCCGTGCCCATGATGAACATCATGAACGGCGGTGCTCACTCCGACGCTCCGATCGATTTCCAGGAATTCATGATCCGTCCGGTGAAGTTCAACAGCTTCTCCGATGCGCTGCGCGCCGGTTGCGAGGTGTTCCACGCCCTCAAGAAAGTGCTCAAGGCCAAGGGTCTCTCCACCGCCGTCGGTGACGAAGGCGGCTTTGCCCCCAACCTCGCCTCCACCACCGACGCCCTCGACGCCATCGCCGAAGCCGTCAAGGCCGCCGGTTACACGCTGGGCAAGGACATCATGCTCGCCCTCGACGTCGCTTCCTCCGAGTTCTACGACAAGAAGAAGAAGAAATACGTCTTCAAAAAGTCCTCCGGCCAGGAGTTCTCCGGTGACGAATTTGTCGCTTACTACAAGGACCTCGTCGCCAAATATCCCATCGACTCCATCGAAGACGGTTGCGACGAAAACGACTGGGCCACCTGGAAGAAGCTCACCGACGCCATCGGCGACACCACCCAACTCGTGGGCGACGACCTCTTCGTGACCAACGTGGACTTCCTCAAAAAGGGCATCTCCACCGGCACCGCCAACTCGATCCTCGTCAAGGTCAACCAAATCGGATCCCTCACCGAGACCCTCGACGCCGTCGAACTCGCGCACAAAAACAACTACACCGCCGTCATCTCCCACCGCTCCGGTGAGACCGAAGACACCACCATCGCGGACATCGCGGTGGCCACCAACGCGGGCCAAATCAAAACCGGCTCCGCTTCCCGCACCGACCGCGTGGCCAAATACAACCAACTCCTCCGTATCGAGGAAGAGCTCGGTTCCACCGCGATCTACGCCGGCAACCTCTGA